One Candidatus Limnocylindria bacterium DNA segment encodes these proteins:
- a CDS encoding deoxyuridine 5'-triphosphate nucleotidohydrolase has protein sequence MSVLSREELRAALAADPPLVEGLDLQVQPNGIDLRVDRVQRLTSPGLLGEADNVREPAAREDVQADKDGWWDLHRGAYVITYQEKVNLPTDIMALARPRSTLLRSGVAIHAAVWDAGYSGRGEGLLSVLNARGYRLQRGARVLQLVFFRLSSPAGEGYKGRYHGENA, from the coding sequence GTGTCCGTCCTATCGCGTGAAGAGCTGCGCGCGGCGCTCGCGGCGGATCCTCCGCTCGTCGAGGGGCTCGATCTGCAGGTGCAGCCCAACGGCATCGATCTTCGCGTGGACCGCGTCCAGCGGCTGACGTCACCGGGCCTCCTCGGCGAGGCCGACAACGTGCGCGAGCCCGCCGCTCGGGAGGACGTGCAGGCCGACAAGGACGGCTGGTGGGACCTGCACCGCGGTGCCTACGTCATCACCTATCAGGAGAAGGTGAATCTGCCGACCGACATCATGGCTCTCGCGCGGCCGCGCTCGACGCTCCTCCGATCCGGCGTCGCGATCCACGCCGCGGTGTGGGACGCCGGGTATTCCGGACGCGGCGAGGGTCTCCTCTCGGTCCTGAACGCGCGCGGCTACCGGCTTCAGCGTGGGGCGCGCGTTCTGCAGCTCGTGTTCTTCCGTCTCTCGTCGCCGGCCGGTGAGGGATACAAGGGCCGCTACCACGGGGAGAACGCGTGA
- a CDS encoding CDGSH iron-sulfur domain-containing protein, translating into MPGPSIRMEPNGPYIVTGPITIADADGNEIHVLEGRTVKLCRCGHSGTKPYCDDTHRRVDFVSRPSFLPSPPASARYQFLNMP; encoded by the coding sequence ATGCCCGGTCCTTCCATCCGGATGGAGCCGAACGGTCCCTACATCGTGACCGGCCCGATCACGATCGCCGATGCCGACGGCAACGAGATCCACGTCCTCGAGGGACGCACGGTGAAACTCTGCCGCTGCGGCCATTCGGGCACCAAGCCCTACTGCGACGACACGCACCGGCGAGTCGACTTCGTGTCGCGACCATCCTTCCTCCCGAGCCCGCCAGCGAGCGCTAGGTATCAGTTCTTGAATATGCCTTGA